In a single window of the Oncorhynchus keta strain PuntledgeMale-10-30-2019 unplaced genomic scaffold, Oket_V2 Un_contig_1254_pilon_pilon, whole genome shotgun sequence genome:
- the LOC127917981 gene encoding phospholipase B1, membrane-associated-like, which translates to MNDICDYCKNKTLFSADNFIYYMTEMLDTMMNEVPRMIVNMVQILPMEALREVQRPSIGCELQKRFCSCLVLPEDNSTDLKELIELNFEFQRRLEKLLESDRFFKEDFAVVLQPYLQNAQPPRLPDGKIDLSFFTADCFHFRVKGHEELAKGLWNNMFQPEGQKELVSTFSNPVKLICPNKDHPYIYTRPRAVSVGPPLTLHMPMVISLLLLTMSAIY; encoded by the exons ATGAATGACATCTGTGATTATTGTAAAAACAAA ACTCTCTTCTCAGCGGACAACTTCATCTACTACATGACAGAGAtgcttgacacaatgatgaatgAG gtccctAGGATGATAGTGAACATGGTTCAGATCCTTCCCATGGAGGCTCTCAGAGAAGTTCAGAGGCCCTCCATCGGCTGTGAGCTCCAAAA GAGGTTCTGCTCCTGCTTGGTGTTACCAGAGGATAACTCTACTGACCTGAAGGAACTTATAGAACTCAACTTTGAATTTCAG aggaggctgGAGAAGCTTCTGGAAAGCGACCGCTTCTTCAAAGAGGACTTTGCTGTGGTTCTGCAGCCCTATCTTCAAAACGCCCAGCCACCAAGACTGCCT GATGGAAAAATAGATCTCAGCTTTTTCACCGCAGACTGTTTCCACTTCAGAGTGAAGGGCCACGAGGAGCTGGCCAAGGGTTTATGGAACAACATG TTCCAACCGGAGGGACAAAAAGAGTTGGTGTCCACATTCTCAAACCCTGTCAAACTCATCTGCCCAAACAAG GACCATCCTTACATCTACACAAGACCCAGAGCTGTGTCTGTAGGACCACCACTGACCCTCCACATGCCCATGGTCATCTCCCTTCTACTCCTTACAATGTCTGCAATCTACTGA